A window from Gammaproteobacteria bacterium encodes these proteins:
- a CDS encoding PDZ domain-containing protein encodes MRASAAPKAWKLPLPPAGSSALTAARPAPWEESRREPLIRYRVRLHDLNRHLFEVECSIHDPQPSQRFQMPSWIPGSYLLREFARHVVGIRAESGGRALRAEQLDKSTWCCRGAERELTVTVQVYALDASVRGAWLDPRRGFFNGTCLFLLPEGRDDDTIELYLEAPSDQRCADWRVATAMRAAEVDARGFGRYAAESYDELVDHPFEISAFESVEFEAAGVPHRLVVAGRFDSDLARVAADLTQLCETQIDFFGRPAPFDRYTFLGLAVGDGYGGLEHRASSSLVFNRDDLPKPGEVGVPAEYQRFLALVSHEYFHAWHVKRTKPAAFMPYRLDRRNHTRLLWVFEGITSYYQERFLLTSGLIAPKAYLRRLGEALTRVYRTPGRFRQTLADSSFNAWDILYKPEANAPNASISYYAKGALVALALDLLLRTSSAKTLDDVMRELWRRFGSVGKGLPEDGFERIAAEVSGVDLADFFECAVRRTEDPPLAELLAGVGIALELRPQTGPEDKGGTPPRAGAPVPMAIGAAYRASENGLELTAVLDDGPAQRAGLEPGDVLIALDRLKVTDRNLKRRLARFEPGERVTASVFRGDELLEFGLTLRAAPPDTCWLRQLDDADSAAVERRRAWLGE; translated from the coding sequence GTGAGAGCGAGCGCCGCGCCGAAGGCATGGAAGCTGCCGTTGCCGCCGGCAGGCTCGAGCGCTCTTACGGCCGCTCGGCCGGCGCCGTGGGAAGAGTCGAGGAGAGAGCCCCTGATCCGCTATCGCGTGCGGCTGCACGACCTGAACCGTCATTTGTTCGAGGTCGAATGCAGCATTCACGATCCGCAGCCTTCGCAACGTTTTCAGATGCCGTCGTGGATTCCGGGCAGCTATCTGCTGCGCGAGTTCGCCCGTCACGTCGTCGGGATTCGCGCGGAGAGCGGCGGGCGCGCGTTGCGCGCCGAGCAGCTCGACAAGAGCACGTGGTGCTGCCGCGGCGCCGAGCGCGAGCTCACCGTCACCGTCCAGGTGTACGCGCTCGACGCGTCGGTGCGCGGCGCGTGGCTCGATCCGCGCCGCGGCTTCTTCAACGGCACCTGCTTGTTTCTGCTTCCCGAAGGCCGCGACGACGACACGATCGAGCTATACCTCGAGGCGCCGTCCGACCAGCGCTGCGCCGACTGGCGCGTGGCCACGGCGATGCGGGCCGCCGAGGTCGACGCCCGCGGCTTCGGGCGCTACGCGGCCGAGAGCTACGACGAGCTCGTCGACCATCCTTTCGAGATCTCCGCGTTCGAGAGCGTCGAGTTCGAAGCCGCGGGCGTCCCGCATCGGCTCGTCGTCGCGGGCCGCTTCGACTCGGATCTCGCCCGGGTCGCGGCCGACCTGACGCAGCTCTGCGAAACACAGATCGACTTCTTCGGCCGGCCGGCGCCGTTCGACCGCTACACGTTTCTCGGGCTCGCGGTCGGCGACGGCTACGGCGGCCTCGAGCATCGCGCCTCGTCGAGCTTGGTGTTCAACCGCGACGATCTGCCGAAGCCCGGCGAGGTCGGCGTGCCCGCGGAGTATCAGCGCTTTCTCGCGCTCGTGAGCCACGAGTATTTCCATGCATGGCACGTCAAGCGCACGAAACCGGCCGCGTTCATGCCGTACCGCCTCGATCGGCGCAACCACACTCGGCTGCTGTGGGTCTTCGAGGGCATCACGAGCTACTACCAGGAGCGCTTTCTGCTGACGAGCGGGCTGATCGCCCCGAAAGCCTACTTGAGGCGCCTCGGCGAGGCGTTGACCCGCGTGTACCGCACGCCCGGGCGCTTCCGGCAAACGCTCGCCGACTCGAGCTTCAACGCCTGGGACATTCTCTACAAGCCCGAGGCGAACGCGCCGAACGCGAGCATCAGCTATTACGCGAAAGGCGCGCTCGTCGCGCTCGCGCTCGACCTGCTGCTGCGGACGTCCTCGGCGAAAACTCTCGACGACGTGATGCGCGAGCTCTGGCGGCGGTTCGGCTCGGTCGGCAAGGGCCTGCCGGAGGACGGCTTCGAGCGGATCGCGGCCGAAGTCTCGGGCGTCGATCTCGCGGACTTCTTCGAGTGCGCCGTCCGCCGCACCGAAGATCCGCCGCTCGCGGAGCTGCTCGCCGGCGTCGGCATCGCTCTCGAGCTGCGCCCGCAGACGGGCCCTGAGGACAAAGGCGGCACGCCGCCGCGCGCAGGCGCACCCGTGCCGATGGCGATCGGCGCCGCGTACCGGGCGAGCGAGAACGGCCTCGAGCTGACCGCCGTCCTCGACGACGGGCCGGCGCAGCGCGCCGGGCTCGAGCCCGGGGACGTGCTGATCGCGCTCGATCGCCTCAAGGTCACGGACCGCAACCTGAAGCGGCGCCTCGCACGGTTCGAGCCCGGCGAGCGCGTGACGGCGAGCGTCTTCCGCGGCGACGAGTTGCTCGAGTTCGGCCTCACGCTCCGCGCCGCGCCGCCGGATACGTGCTGGCTGCGCCAGCTCGACGACGCCGACTCGGCCGCGGTCGAGCGTCGTCGAGCGTGGCTCGGGGAGTGA
- a CDS encoding ABC transporter substrate-binding protein, giving the protein MGSPRRRAIVVIGRICATLVVGTFALLGLPADAADRPSVASINLCADQLVLGVADPEQILTLSWLSADPDESMLAARAARFPLNYGSAEEILRYDPDVVIGGAFTNSFTRALLRDVGYDVVAIEPPSTFEEIERNVRRVAQAIGRAERGETVIAEMRAQLARLRRTLPARTVDAVVVRPGGFTVAAGTLAEEMMTLAGLRNVSAERGLDRWGSLSMETLLNADPELLIFTNYRLGQPSLANAVLAHPALDALRARVTTATVPASQWSCGLPQILDAVETMRRAATAAAARSERENGKAFRGRAISFADGLAEQSRAE; this is encoded by the coding sequence ATGGGGAGCCCCCGACGCCGCGCGATCGTCGTGATCGGCCGCATCTGCGCAACGCTGGTGGTCGGGACCTTTGCGCTGCTCGGTTTGCCGGCGGACGCAGCGGATCGGCCCTCGGTCGCGTCCATCAACTTGTGCGCGGATCAGCTCGTGCTCGGCGTCGCGGATCCGGAGCAAATCCTGACGTTGAGCTGGCTGTCCGCCGACCCCGACGAGTCGATGCTCGCCGCACGAGCGGCGCGCTTTCCGTTGAATTACGGTTCGGCCGAGGAAATTCTCCGGTACGACCCCGACGTCGTGATCGGCGGCGCGTTCACGAATTCCTTCACGCGCGCACTGCTCCGCGACGTCGGCTACGACGTCGTCGCGATCGAGCCGCCGTCGACGTTCGAGGAGATCGAGAGGAACGTGCGCCGCGTCGCGCAGGCGATCGGCCGAGCCGAGCGCGGGGAGACGGTGATCGCGGAGATGCGCGCGCAGCTCGCACGGCTTCGGCGCACGCTCCCGGCGCGAACCGTCGACGCGGTCGTCGTGCGGCCGGGAGGCTTCACGGTCGCAGCGGGAACGCTCGCGGAGGAGATGATGACGCTCGCCGGTCTGCGCAACGTCTCGGCCGAGCGCGGGCTCGACCGGTGGGGGAGCCTGTCGATGGAAACGCTTCTGAACGCGGATCCGGAGCTCCTGATCTTCACGAACTACCGCCTCGGCCAGCCCTCGCTCGCGAACGCCGTGCTCGCGCATCCGGCGCTCGACGCGCTGCGCGCGCGGGTGACGACAGCGACCGTCCCCGCGTCCCAATGGAGCTGCGGATTGCCCCAGATCCTCGACGCCGTCGAGACGATGCGCCGAGCGGCGACAGCCGCCGCGGCCCGCAGCGAGCGGGAGAACGGAAAGGCCTTCCGCGGACGGGCGATCTCGTTCGCCGACGGCCTCGCGGAGCAGTCGCGTGCGGAATGA
- a CDS encoding iron ABC transporter permease — MRNEAAAQAELRARQPERESPLAPPRAAPGDRVVLGVLAALLAVALPLSLAIGRTSGGPDLGFGDPAIARTVLVEIRLPRALLGLLIGGTLGLCGAALQGLLRNPLAEPGLLGASSGAAFGAVLVFYFGLAAADSLLLPAGAVAGALTALGALYALAGRRGELVTIILAGIAINAFAAALTSLALNFAPSPYAALEILFWMLGSLADRSLAHVWLALPLMVPGWLLIGAAARGLDALTLGEETAQSLGFDPRRTQWLVIGGTALAVGAAVAAAGVVGFVGLVVPHVLRPRVGHHPRRLLLPCFLGGAVLTLAADVAIRLMPPGPELKLGVVTALVGAPFFLHLVLRPRGGSPA; from the coding sequence GTGCGGAATGAAGCCGCGGCGCAGGCGGAGCTCCGGGCGCGGCAGCCGGAACGCGAGTCGCCGCTCGCGCCGCCGCGCGCAGCGCCCGGCGATCGGGTCGTGCTCGGCGTCCTCGCCGCGCTTCTCGCCGTCGCCCTGCCGCTTTCGCTCGCGATCGGCCGCACGAGCGGCGGCCCCGATCTCGGCTTCGGCGATCCCGCGATCGCGCGGACCGTGCTCGTCGAGATCCGTCTGCCGCGGGCCCTCCTCGGGCTCCTGATCGGCGGCACGCTCGGACTGTGCGGCGCAGCGCTTCAAGGCCTGCTGCGCAACCCGCTCGCGGAGCCCGGGCTGCTCGGCGCGTCGAGCGGCGCCGCGTTCGGCGCGGTGCTCGTCTTCTACTTCGGCCTGGCGGCCGCCGATTCGCTGCTGCTTCCGGCCGGCGCCGTGGCGGGCGCGTTGACCGCGCTCGGGGCGCTGTACGCGCTCGCCGGGCGGCGCGGCGAGCTCGTCACGATCATCCTCGCCGGCATCGCGATCAACGCGTTCGCTGCGGCACTGACGTCGCTCGCGCTGAACTTCGCGCCGAGCCCTTACGCCGCGCTCGAGATCCTGTTCTGGATGCTCGGCTCGCTGGCCGATCGCAGCCTTGCGCACGTGTGGCTCGCGCTGCCGCTGATGGTGCCCGGCTGGCTCCTGATCGGCGCGGCCGCGCGCGGGCTCGACGCGCTGACGCTCGGCGAGGAGACGGCCCAAAGCCTCGGATTCGATCCGCGCCGGACACAATGGCTCGTGATCGGCGGGACCGCGCTCGCGGTCGGCGCGGCGGTCGCCGCGGCCGGCGTCGTCGGCTTCGTGGGCCTCGTCGTGCCGCACGTCCTGCGGCCCCGCGTCGGCCATCATCCCCGCCGGCTGCTGCTGCCGTGCTTTCTCGGCGGCGCCGTGCTGACGCTCGCCGCCGACGTCGCGATCCGGCTGATGCCGCCGGGCCCGGAGCTCAAGCTCGGCGTCGTGACCGCGCTCGTCGGCGCGCCGTTCTTCCTGCATCTCGTGCTGAGACCGCGCGGCGGGAGCCCCGCATGA
- a CDS encoding ABC transporter ATP-binding protein, producing MTLVLDRVAVRYGARVALRPTTLELPPGLVGLVGPNGAGKSSLLKAVAGLLRHDGAVSLNGTSIDSLRARERARTIAYLPQSPAAHWPMRGADLVALGRMPHLGFGERLRHEDVAAIEWALDQCDAAPFAERAVDRLSGGERARVLLARALAVRAPVLLADEPIQSLDPYHQLKIMHVLRDYAAAGRTVVAVLHDVALAARFCSRVVLLDRGGVACEGAPEEVLTTGPLGRHYRIEPYLARHRGAPVVVPWRQLDS from the coding sequence ATGACGCTCGTGCTCGATCGCGTCGCGGTCCGCTACGGCGCTCGGGTCGCGCTGCGCCCGACGACGCTCGAGCTGCCGCCGGGGCTCGTCGGCCTCGTCGGCCCGAACGGTGCCGGCAAGAGCTCGCTGCTGAAAGCCGTGGCGGGCCTCCTCCGCCATGACGGCGCGGTGTCGTTGAACGGCACGTCGATCGATTCGCTGCGGGCGCGGGAGCGGGCACGCACGATCGCGTACCTGCCGCAGTCCCCGGCCGCGCACTGGCCGATGCGCGGCGCCGACCTCGTCGCGCTCGGACGGATGCCGCACCTCGGCTTCGGCGAACGCCTCCGGCACGAGGACGTCGCAGCCATCGAGTGGGCGCTCGATCAATGCGACGCGGCACCGTTCGCGGAGCGTGCGGTCGACCGGCTTTCCGGCGGAGAGCGCGCCCGCGTGCTGCTCGCTCGCGCGCTCGCGGTCCGGGCTCCGGTCCTGCTCGCGGACGAGCCGATTCAATCGCTCGACCCTTACCATCAGCTGAAAATCATGCACGTCCTGCGCGACTACGCGGCGGCGGGCCGCACGGTCGTCGCGGTGCTGCACGACGTCGCGCTCGCCGCGCGTTTCTGCAGCCGGGTCGTCCTGCTCGATCGAGGCGGCGTCGCGTGCGAAGGCGCGCCCGAGGAGGTGCTGACGACCGGACCGCTCGGGCGCCACTACAGGATCGAGCCTTACCTCGCCCGCCACCGCGGCGCCCCGGTGGTCGTGCCATGGCGGCAGCTCGACTCGTGA
- a CDS encoding CDP-alcohol phosphatidyltransferase family protein — MANLVTLSRLVLLILVVWLAYQPMSAWHFASFFLIILIFVSDGLDGYIARKRNETSLFGALFDIAGDRVVELTLWVVAADIDLIPIWVPLVFIIRGVVVDTIRSSNSVSRGVAPFALMQSPAGKFLVSGKFMRAFYAVVKACAFCGLALLLPFPAVLPEIWDRIDWLISGLTYLFVYLAVLLCIVRGLPVIIEFVLSQKEDILGTTGQKR, encoded by the coding sequence ATGGCCAATCTCGTCACGCTGAGCCGGCTGGTCCTTCTGATCCTCGTCGTCTGGCTGGCTTATCAGCCGATGAGCGCATGGCACTTCGCGAGCTTCTTCTTGATCATTCTGATCTTCGTCTCCGACGGGCTGGACGGCTACATCGCCCGTAAGCGCAACGAGACGAGCCTCTTCGGTGCGCTGTTCGACATCGCCGGCGACCGCGTCGTCGAGCTCACGCTATGGGTGGTCGCGGCCGACATCGATCTGATCCCGATCTGGGTGCCGCTCGTGTTCATCATCCGCGGCGTCGTCGTCGACACGATTCGATCCAGCAACTCCGTTTCGCGCGGGGTGGCGCCGTTTGCGCTGATGCAATCGCCTGCCGGCAAATTCCTGGTATCGGGAAAGTTCATGCGGGCCTTTTACGCGGTGGTGAAGGCGTGTGCGTTCTGCGGCCTCGCGCTGCTCTTGCCGTTTCCGGCGGTGCTGCCCGAGATCTGGGACCGAATCGACTGGCTGATCAGCGGCTTGACGTACCTTTTCGTCTACCTGGCAGTGCTCCTCTGCATCGTCCGAGGCCTCCCCGTGATCATCGAGTTTGTGCTCTCCCAGAAAGAGGATATCCTGGGAACGACGGGGCAGAAGCGATGA
- a CDS encoding HAD-IB family hydrolase, with amino-acid sequence MKLAIFDIDGTLVRGGSERLFWWYLLLRGKQGIRQLVAFVLFMLRYLPTGGIHTPRKNKAYLSGLRVEEVEALAREFVAEKLMHRLYEPAVQRLKQHLNRGDVVVLMSGTLYPIARALADQLNVSYVCATLTSQRNGAFLANPPELHPYDAAKLNLVTRLAGELGFDLRQVAAYGDSKRDLFLLRAVGEPVAVRPDAELLRVALEHDWEIITDSAAESALLR; translated from the coding sequence ATGAAGCTCGCGATCTTCGACATCGACGGGACGCTCGTGCGGGGCGGGTCGGAGCGGTTGTTCTGGTGGTACCTGCTCCTGCGCGGCAAGCAGGGTATCCGTCAGCTCGTCGCCTTCGTGCTGTTCATGCTCCGGTACCTTCCGACCGGCGGCATCCACACGCCGCGAAAGAACAAGGCGTATCTCAGCGGGTTACGGGTCGAGGAGGTGGAGGCGCTCGCGCGCGAGTTCGTGGCGGAAAAGCTGATGCACCGGCTGTACGAGCCGGCCGTGCAACGGCTGAAGCAGCACTTGAACCGGGGCGACGTCGTCGTCCTGATGTCCGGCACGCTGTACCCGATCGCCCGCGCGCTCGCGGACCAGCTCAACGTCAGCTACGTGTGTGCGACGCTGACGAGCCAGCGCAACGGCGCGTTTCTCGCAAACCCGCCCGAGTTGCACCCCTACGACGCGGCGAAGCTGAATCTAGTCACGCGGCTCGCCGGCGAGCTCGGATTCGACCTGCGCCAGGTCGCGGCGTACGGCGACTCGAAACGCGATCTCTTTCTCCTCCGCGCGGTCGGCGAGCCCGTGGCCGTGCGGCCGGACGCCGAGCTGCTGCGGGTCGCGCTCGAGCACGATTGGGAGATCATCACGGATTCGGCCGCGGAATCGGCCCTGCTCCGTTAG
- a CDS encoding ABC transporter ATP-binding protein, which yields MDDEAAVESQVRLSQVSKAYGNLTVLDNIHFSAKRGEFLVVVGRSGSGKSTLLRLIGGLEAPDSGSVAFAGRRLDRMREPERAAFRRREIGFVFQFFNLIPTLTVAENIELPLALNALSKTETQARVAALLDELGLAGSESRFPEELSGGEQQRVAIARAVAHEPALVLADEPTGNLDLETAERVLGLLNETCRRRHATLIMATHSPEVIGLADRVLTIRHGRLEDTAP from the coding sequence ATGGACGACGAAGCAGCTGTGGAGAGTCAGGTGAGGCTTTCGCAAGTCTCGAAAGCCTACGGCAATCTGACCGTTCTCGACAACATCCATTTTTCGGCAAAACGCGGAGAATTTCTCGTTGTCGTCGGGCGCAGCGGCTCCGGGAAGTCGACATTGCTGCGGCTCATCGGCGGCCTTGAGGCGCCCGATTCCGGCAGCGTCGCCTTCGCGGGGCGGCGTCTGGACCGGATGCGGGAGCCGGAGCGGGCTGCGTTCCGCCGCCGCGAGATCGGCTTCGTGTTTCAGTTCTTCAATCTGATCCCGACGCTGACCGTTGCCGAGAACATCGAGCTGCCGCTCGCCCTGAACGCCCTTTCGAAGACGGAGACGCAAGCGCGGGTCGCAGCGCTTCTCGACGAGCTCGGCCTCGCGGGCAGCGAGTCGCGCTTTCCGGAGGAGCTCTCCGGCGGAGAGCAGCAGCGCGTCGCGATCGCGCGCGCAGTCGCGCACGAGCCCGCGCTCGTGCTCGCGGACGAGCCGACGGGAAACCTCGATCTCGAGACCGCCGAGCGGGTGCTCGGATTGCTGAACGAGACGTGCCGGCGGCGGCACGCGACGTTGATCATGGCGACCCACAGCCCCGAGGTCATCGGCCTCGCGGACCGCGTGCTCACGATCCGCCACGGCCGTCTCGAGGACACGGCGCCGTGA